Proteins from a single region of Alphaproteobacteria bacterium:
- a CDS encoding ATP-binding cassette domain-containing protein — SGCGKSTLLRLVAGLEDISSGDLVIDNERVNDLPPPERGIAMVFQSYALYPHMTVYENMAFGLKLAKKDKQTIDEKVREAADILQITHLLKHTPKQLSGGQRQRVAIGRAIVRSPKVFLFDEPLSNLDASLRVQMRIEISKLHNKLGATMIYVTHDQVEAMTLADKIVVLRDGLVEQVGSPLELYHYPSNQFVAGFIGSPQMNFVHTKISDISDKGVAVSLPGGKEVWTQVHCHEARVGDSVVLGIRPEHMTIAKAGKGEMQGKISLIEEMGGESYVYIALDNGETITLRVAGECDLPEGADIALNIPAELCHLFNDTEQAYPRIRPVDNAA, encoded by the coding sequence ATCCGGCTGCGGAAAGTCTACTTTGCTGCGCTTAGTAGCAGGGTTAGAAGATATTTCCAGCGGCGATTTGGTGATTGATAATGAGCGTGTGAACGATCTGCCGCCACCGGAGCGCGGCATCGCTATGGTGTTTCAGTCTTATGCGCTTTATCCCCATATGACTGTGTATGAAAATATGGCCTTTGGTTTGAAGCTGGCTAAAAAAGACAAGCAAACGATTGATGAAAAAGTGCGAGAAGCGGCAGATATTCTGCAAATTACGCATTTGTTGAAACACACCCCAAAACAGCTTTCTGGCGGACAGCGCCAGCGCGTCGCCATTGGTCGCGCCATTGTGCGATCACCCAAAGTATTTTTGTTCGATGAGCCACTATCTAATCTCGATGCCAGTTTGCGTGTGCAAATGCGCATAGAAATTTCGAAGCTGCATAACAAACTTGGCGCCACCATGATTTATGTTACCCATGATCAGGTGGAGGCCATGACGCTGGCAGATAAAATTGTAGTGCTGCGTGATGGTCTGGTAGAGCAGGTAGGCAGTCCTTTAGAGCTATATCACTATCCATCAAACCAGTTTGTTGCAGGCTTTATCGGCTCACCACAAATGAACTTTGTGCATACAAAAATTTCTGACATAAGTGACAAGGGCGTTGCGGTGTCATTGCCGGGTGGCAAAGAAGTCTGGACACAAGTGCATTGCCACGAAGCAAGAGTGGGAGATTCGGTTGTGTTGGGTATCCGCCCTGAACATATGACTATTGCAAAAGCTGGAAAAGGCGAAATGCAGGGAAAAATATCGCTGATAGAAGAAATGGGCGGCGAAAGCTATGTTTATATTGCTTTAGATAACGGCGAAACCATTACTTTGCGTGTGGCCGGTGAATGCGATCTTCCGGAAGGGGCGGACATCGCGCTAAATATTCCTGCAGAACTA